In Perca fluviatilis chromosome 3, GENO_Pfluv_1.0, whole genome shotgun sequence, the following proteins share a genomic window:
- the gpib gene encoding glucose-6-phosphate isomerase b, which translates to MGLTQDPNFQKLQDWYTAHALNLNMRHMFEADKERFNKLSLRMKTEDGDILLDYSKNLITDEVMKMLVDLAKSRGIEAAREKMFAGEKINFTEGRAVLHVALRNRSNTPIMVGGKDVMPEVNKVLEKMKGFCHKVRSGEWKGFTGKAITDVVNVGIGGSDLGPLMVTEALKPYSKGGPRVWFVSNIDGTHIAKTLAQLNAETTLFIIASKTFTTQETITNAESAKEWFLEHAKDKAAVAKHFVALSTNGPKVKDFGIDTENMFEFWDWVGGRFSLWSAIGMAIALHIGYDNYEKLLSGAHWMDNHFRTAPLDKNAPVLLALLGIWYINFFHAETHAMLPYDQYMHRFTAYFQQGDMESNGKYITNHGARVNYHTGPIVWGEPGTNGQHAFYQLIHQGTRMVPSDFLIPAQSQHPIRNNLHHKILLANFLAQTEALMKGKTTEEAKKELEASGLSGEALEKILPHKVFQGNRPTNSIIFKKLSPYTLGALIAMYEHKIFIQGVMWEINSFDQWGVELGKQLAKKIEADLKDSAEVHSHDSSTNGLINFLKTNFA; encoded by the exons ATGGGACTCACACAGGACCCCAACTTCCAAAAGCTGCAGGACTGGTACACAGCCCACGCCCTGAACCTCAACATGAGGCATATGTTTGAGGCTGACAAGGAGAGATTCAACAAGCTCAG CCTAAGAATGAAAACTGAGGATGGCGACATTCTTCTGGATTACTCCAAGAATCTTATCACTGATGAAGTCATGAAGATGTTGGTTGATCTG GCCAAGTCGAGAGGCATTGAAGCTGCCAGAGAGAAGATGTTCGCTGGAGAGAAGATCAACTTCACTGAG GGTCGCGCTGTGCTCCATGTGGCTCTGAGGAACCGCTCCAACACTCCTATCATGGTTGGTGGCAAGGATGTGATGCCAGAAGTCAACAAAGTTCTTGAGAAGATGAAGGGTTTCTGTCAT AAAGTTCGCAGCGGTGAGTGGAAGGGTTTCACAGGAAAGGCCATCACAGATGTTGTCAATGTCGGCATCGGAGGATCTGACCTT GGCCCCCTGATGGTGACTGAGGCCCTGAAACCTTACTCAAAGGGTGGACCGCGTGTGTggtttgtgtcaaatattgatGGAACGCACATCGCCAAAACCCTGGCACAGCTGAATGCTGAGACGACTCTCTTCATCATCGCATCCAAG ACGTTCACCACCCAAGAGACCATAACCAATGCTGAGTCGGCCAAAGAATGGTTCCTTGAGCATGCCAAAGAT AAAGCTGCTGTTGCTAAGCACTTTGTGGCCCTTTCCACAAATGGA CCCAAAGTGAAGGACTTTGGCATCGACACAGAGAACATGTTTGAGTTCTGGGAT tgGGTTGGCGGTCGTTTCTCCTTGTGGTCTGCAATTGGAATGGCCATTGCCCTGCACATTG gCTATGACAACTATGAAAAGCTTCTTTCAGGAGCTCACTGGATG GACAACCACTTCCGCACCGCTCCTCTGGACAAGAACGCTCCCGTCCTGCTGGCTCTGCTGGGCATCTGGTACATCAACTTCTTCCACGCTGAGACCCACGCAATGCTGCCCTACGACCAGTACATGCACCGCTTCACTGCCTACTTCCAACAG GGTGACATGGAGTCAAATGGAAAGTACATCACTAACCATGGAGCACGTGTAAACTACCACACTGGGCCAATAGTGTGGGGAGAGCCAGGAACCAATGGACAGCATGCCTTCTACCAGCTCATCCATCAAG GAACACGCATGGTTCCTTCTGACTTCCTGATCCCAGCTCAGTCACAGCATCCCATCAGGAACAACCTGCACCACAAG ATCCTGCTGGCTAACTTCCTGGCCCAGACAGAAGCTCTGATGAAGGGTAAGACCACAGAGGAGGCCAAGAAGGAGCTGGAGGCCAGCGGCCTGAGCGGAGAAGCTCTGGAGAAAATCCTGCCACACAAA GTATTCCAAGGAAACAGGCCAACCAACTCAATCATCTTCAAGAAACTTAGCCCATACACACTTGGAGCACTTATAG CGATGTATGAGCACAAGATCTTCATCCAGGGTGTCATGTGGGAGATCAACAGTTTTGACCAGTGGGG AGTCGAACTGGGCAAACAGCTCGCCAAGAAGATCGAGGCAGATCTCAAGGACAGCGCAGAGGTCCACTCCCACGACTCCTCCACCAACGGACTCATCAACTTCCTCAAGACTAACTTTGCCTAA